In Lysobacter luteus, a single window of DNA contains:
- the ppsR gene encoding posphoenolpyruvate synthetase regulatory kinase/phosphorylase PpsR, protein MAVVRPVFYVSDGTGITAETIGHGLLTQFTDTKFVSERISFVDSIERAREAANRIRAAGETHEVRPIVINSCMDSQVGETLADSGALMLDVFAPFIEPLERELQESRQRHVGRAHAIVDFEAYHHRINAMNYALTHDDGQAIDYEDADVILVAVSRAGKTPTCVYLALHYGIRAANYPLTEEDLEHDRLPPRLRAYRQKLFGLTIDPVRLQQIRQERRPNSRYAQLETCRREVAQAEALFRAERIPTLSTTHTSIEEISSKVLSTLGIRREMF, encoded by the coding sequence ATGGCAGTGGTACGGCCGGTCTTCTACGTATCCGACGGAACCGGCATCACCGCCGAGACGATCGGCCATGGGTTGCTTACCCAGTTCACCGACACCAAGTTCGTCAGCGAGCGCATTTCCTTCGTCGACAGCATCGAGCGCGCGCGCGAGGCCGCAAACCGCATCCGCGCGGCGGGCGAGACGCACGAGGTCCGCCCGATCGTCATCAACTCCTGCATGGACAGCCAGGTCGGCGAGACCCTGGCCGACAGCGGGGCGCTGATGCTCGACGTGTTCGCCCCGTTCATCGAGCCTTTGGAGCGCGAGCTGCAGGAGAGCCGCCAGCGGCATGTCGGGCGCGCCCACGCGATCGTCGACTTCGAGGCGTATCACCACCGCATCAATGCGATGAACTACGCGCTGACCCATGACGACGGACAGGCGATCGACTACGAGGACGCCGACGTGATCCTCGTGGCGGTGTCGCGCGCTGGCAAGACGCCCACCTGCGTGTACCTGGCGCTGCACTATGGCATCCGCGCGGCCAACTACCCGTTGACCGAGGAGGACCTGGAGCACGACCGCTTGCCGCCGCGCCTGCGGGCGTACCGGCAGAAGCTGTTCGGCCTGACGATCGACCCGGTCCGCCTGCAGCAGATCCGCCAGGAGCGCCGGCCAAACTCGCGCTACGCACAGCTCGAGACATGCAGGCGGGAGGTTGCGCAGGCCGAGGCGCTGTTCCGCGCCGAACGCATTCCGACCCTCAGCACCACCCACACGTCGATCGAGGAGATTTCCAGCAAGGTGCTGTCGACCCTCGGCATCCGGCGGGAGATGTTCTGA
- a CDS encoding DUF1249 domain-containing protein — MNSLARRPVRIPTLSRLGWLMALYNENHGRLATMFAPAGLEPGCFVSSVGDGLDLRVEVLEQHRYTTELRLTYAMHDPVTGQPDPSAYLRQYHDAHQVEATHCYIGRRWQDVIGMYPPPAELVGHRLRMNTFLGKWLQYLSERGHGLATLAPAGKIRTGIKKIA; from the coding sequence ATGAACTCGCTGGCCCGCCGCCCCGTGCGGATCCCCACCCTGAGCCGCCTCGGCTGGCTGATGGCCCTGTACAACGAGAACCACGGTCGGCTCGCGACGATGTTCGCGCCGGCCGGGCTGGAGCCGGGGTGTTTCGTCTCCAGTGTCGGCGACGGACTGGACCTGCGGGTCGAGGTGCTGGAACAGCACCGCTACACCACCGAGCTGCGACTGACCTATGCCATGCACGACCCGGTGACCGGCCAGCCGGATCCGTCGGCATACCTGCGGCAGTACCACGATGCCCACCAGGTGGAGGCCACCCATTGCTACATCGGCCGCCGGTGGCAGGACGTCATCGGCATGTATCCGCCGCCGGCCGAGCTCGTCGGGCATCGCCTGCGGATGAACACTTTCCTCGGCAAATGGCTCCAGTACCTGTCCGAGCGCGGCCACGGATTGGCCACTCTGGCACCGGCTGGAAAAATCCGCACCGGGATCAAAAAGATTGCTTGA
- a CDS encoding efflux transporter outer membrane subunit — protein MLELNPVAARRVLVASVLTVALAACMVGPDHVRPSTPVAARFVHEPAEPLTLAPQPLPDADFWNTFDDPSLTHLVDEALLANHDLRIALTRFDRANALLRGAGFDRFPTVTAGAEGADARASADQAPGLARGERDGERYSAGIEMAWELDLFGRVRRGVESQRAEAAASAADLAALQVAIVAEVGRSYIELRGLQERLRVARGNASNQRETLRIVQARLDAGSATGFDRARASAQLEATLARVPALEAEAAVLIHRLAVLAGKTPGALAVDLARPAGLPALPTPIDPGTPGELLRRRPDIAAAEQRLHAATARIGVATADLFPRFTLGGLIGSQAIDAGDLFERDSETRLVALGIDWSFLDVGRVRARIAAANADAAGELARYQKTVALALEESENALVRYRNTRIEDSHLQQAAEDSTRAAGLARLRYDAGATGLLEVLDAERTRLQAQDALADVRTRAAIAAIAVYKAMAGGWPSRIPVREDVASTR, from the coding sequence ATGCTTGAGTTGAACCCTGTCGCTGCGCGCCGGGTGCTTGTGGCATCCGTACTCACCGTCGCGCTGGCCGCGTGCATGGTCGGACCCGACCATGTGCGGCCATCGACACCGGTGGCCGCCCGGTTCGTCCATGAGCCCGCGGAACCGCTCACGCTGGCGCCGCAACCGCTGCCAGATGCGGACTTCTGGAACACCTTCGACGACCCGTCGCTGACCCATCTGGTCGACGAGGCACTGCTGGCCAACCACGACCTCCGCATCGCACTCACCCGCTTCGATCGTGCCAACGCGTTGTTGCGTGGTGCCGGCTTCGACCGCTTCCCGACGGTCACCGCCGGCGCCGAAGGTGCTGACGCGCGCGCCAGTGCGGACCAGGCCCCCGGGCTTGCACGCGGGGAACGCGATGGCGAGCGTTACTCCGCCGGTATCGAGATGGCCTGGGAGCTCGACCTGTTCGGCCGCGTCCGACGTGGGGTCGAATCGCAACGCGCCGAGGCCGCCGCCAGCGCCGCCGATCTGGCCGCATTGCAGGTTGCGATCGTCGCCGAGGTCGGGCGCAGCTACATCGAACTGCGCGGGCTGCAGGAGCGCCTGCGGGTCGCCCGCGGCAACGCTTCAAACCAGCGCGAGACGTTGCGCATCGTGCAGGCACGCCTGGATGCAGGCAGCGCGACGGGTTTCGATCGCGCACGTGCCAGCGCGCAACTCGAGGCGACGCTGGCGCGCGTTCCGGCACTGGAAGCCGAGGCCGCGGTGCTGATCCACCGGCTCGCGGTGCTGGCCGGGAAGACCCCGGGTGCATTGGCCGTCGACCTCGCCCGGCCAGCCGGCCTGCCCGCTCTGCCCACGCCGATCGATCCCGGCACGCCCGGCGAGCTGCTTCGCCGTCGCCCGGACATCGCCGCGGCCGAGCAGCGCCTGCACGCGGCGACCGCGCGGATCGGCGTCGCCACCGCCGACCTCTTTCCGCGCTTCACCCTCGGCGGACTCATCGGCAGCCAGGCGATCGACGCGGGCGACCTGTTCGAACGCGACAGCGAAACCCGGCTGGTCGCACTCGGGATCGACTGGTCGTTCCTCGACGTCGGCCGGGTGCGCGCGCGCATCGCGGCCGCCAATGCCGACGCCGCCGGCGAGCTGGCGCGCTACCAGAAGACCGTCGCACTGGCGCTGGAGGAATCCGAGAACGCGCTGGTCCGCTACCGCAATACGCGAATCGAGGACAGCCATCTGCAACAGGCCGCCGAGGACAGCACGCGCGCGGCGGGACTCGCCCGCCTGCGCTACGACGCCGGTGCCACCGGCTTGCTGGAAGTGCTGGACGCCGAACGGACCCGCCTGCAGGCGCAGGATGCCTTGGCCGACGTGCGCACCCGCGCGGCCATCGCCGCGATCGCGGTCTACAAGGCGATGGCGGGAGGTTGGCCCTCGCGGATTCCGGTGCGGGAGGATGTTGCCTCGACCCGGTGA
- a CDS encoding efflux RND transporter permease subunit, whose protein sequence is MDFSRFFIDRPIFAAVLSIVIFAAGLISIPLLPIGEYPEVVPPSVVVRTVYPGANPKVIAETVATPLEEAINGVEDMMYTKSVAGSDGVLQMTVTFRPGTDADEAAVRVQNRVSQALSRLPEDVRRQGVTTQKQSPTFLMVVHLTSPQGKYDTLYLRNYARLHVKDRLSRITGVGDAQVFGGGDYAMRAWLDPDRIASRGLTAGDVVRAMREQNVQVSAGQLGAEPMPDSDFLTLINARGRLRTPAEFGDIVLKRGDDGETVRLSDVARLELGAGDYTLRSQLDGKDAVGIGIFQAPGANALEIRDSVIATMDELSTRFPDGVGYEAVYDTTIFVRDSIKAVVTTLLEAVVLVVLVVILFLQTWRASIIPLIAVPVSVVGTFAALHLLGFSINTLSLFGLVLAIGIVVDDAIVVVENVERNIEEGLTPLAAAHQAMREVSGPIIAIALVLCAVFIPMAFLSGVTGEFYKQFAVTIAISTVISAINSLTLSPALAARLLKPHGAPKDPPSRLIERMFGWLFRPFNRFFNTSSERYQKVVSRSLGRRGAVFVVYAVLLVATGVMFNAVPAGFIPTQDKLYLIAGVKLPEGASLARTDAMLARVADIAMETDGVAHAIAFPGLNALQFTNTPNTGVVFLPLKPFDQRDLSAAGINAEINRKIGGLQEGFAFSMMPPPILGLGNGNGYQMFIEDHGNLGYGALQQAVNAMQGTVAQTPGMGFPITSYQANVPQLDAEVDRVKAKAQGVPLIELFDTLQTYLGSSYVNDFNEFGRTWQVIAQADAPFRDSIEDIGKLRTRNVDGEMVPIGSMVTMHRTFGPDPVLRYNGYPAADLAGEADPRVMSSAQAMARLQAMADEVLPAGMAIEWTDLSYQQATQGNAALVVFPLAILLAFLVLAALYESWTLPLAVILIVPMCMLSALTAVWLTGGDNNVFVQVGLVVLMGLACKNAILIVEFARELEIQGRGIVEAALEACRLRLRPIVMTSIAFIAGTVPLVLASGAGAEVRSATGITVFAGMLGVTVFGLFLTPVFYVALRKLVSRRAGRQAQAELQEITHA, encoded by the coding sequence ATGGACTTCTCACGGTTCTTCATCGACCGCCCGATCTTCGCGGCGGTGCTCTCCATCGTGATCTTCGCCGCCGGCCTGATCTCGATCCCGTTGCTGCCGATCGGCGAGTACCCGGAGGTGGTTCCGCCGTCGGTGGTGGTCCGCACGGTGTATCCCGGTGCGAACCCGAAGGTGATCGCGGAGACCGTCGCGACCCCACTGGAGGAAGCGATCAACGGCGTCGAGGACATGATGTACACCAAGTCCGTGGCGGGCTCGGACGGCGTGCTGCAGATGACGGTCACGTTCCGGCCCGGTACCGATGCCGACGAGGCCGCGGTGCGGGTGCAGAACCGCGTGAGCCAGGCGCTGTCGCGGCTGCCCGAGGACGTCCGGCGCCAGGGCGTCACCACCCAGAAGCAGTCGCCGACCTTCCTGATGGTGGTGCACCTGACATCACCGCAGGGCAAGTACGACACGCTGTACCTGCGCAACTACGCGCGCCTGCACGTCAAGGACCGGCTGTCGCGCATCACCGGCGTCGGCGACGCGCAGGTGTTCGGCGGCGGCGACTACGCGATGCGCGCCTGGCTCGACCCGGACCGCATCGCCTCGCGCGGTCTGACCGCCGGTGACGTGGTGCGGGCAATGCGCGAGCAGAACGTGCAGGTGTCGGCCGGCCAGCTCGGCGCGGAGCCGATGCCCGACAGCGACTTCCTCACGCTGATCAATGCGCGCGGCCGCCTGCGCACGCCGGCGGAGTTCGGCGACATCGTCCTCAAGCGCGGCGACGACGGCGAAACCGTCCGCCTGTCGGACGTTGCGCGGCTCGAACTCGGCGCGGGCGACTACACCCTGCGCTCCCAGCTGGACGGCAAGGACGCGGTGGGCATCGGCATTTTCCAGGCGCCGGGTGCCAATGCACTCGAGATACGCGACTCGGTGATCGCGACGATGGACGAGTTGTCCACGCGCTTCCCGGACGGCGTCGGGTACGAAGCCGTCTACGACACCACCATCTTCGTGCGCGACTCGATAAAGGCCGTGGTGACCACCCTGCTCGAGGCGGTGGTGCTGGTGGTGCTGGTGGTGATCCTGTTCCTGCAGACCTGGCGTGCGTCGATCATTCCGTTGATCGCGGTGCCGGTGTCGGTGGTCGGCACCTTCGCCGCGCTCCACCTGCTGGGCTTCTCGATCAACACCCTGAGCCTCTTCGGGTTGGTGCTGGCCATCGGCATCGTGGTCGACGACGCGATCGTCGTGGTCGAGAACGTGGAGCGCAACATCGAGGAAGGCCTGACCCCGCTCGCCGCCGCCCACCAGGCCATGCGCGAGGTCTCGGGGCCGATCATCGCCATCGCGCTGGTGCTGTGCGCGGTGTTCATACCGATGGCCTTCCTGTCGGGCGTCACCGGCGAGTTCTACAAGCAGTTCGCGGTGACCATCGCCATCTCGACCGTTATCTCGGCGATCAACTCGCTCACGCTGTCTCCCGCGTTGGCCGCCCGCCTGCTGAAGCCGCACGGCGCGCCCAAGGATCCGCCCTCGCGGCTGATCGAGCGGATGTTCGGCTGGCTGTTCCGTCCTTTCAACCGCTTCTTCAACACGAGCTCGGAGCGTTACCAGAAGGTGGTCTCGCGCAGCCTTGGCCGGCGCGGCGCGGTGTTCGTGGTGTACGCGGTGCTGCTGGTCGCCACGGGCGTGATGTTCAACGCGGTCCCGGCCGGCTTCATCCCCACCCAGGACAAGCTGTACCTGATCGCCGGGGTGAAGCTGCCCGAAGGGGCGTCGCTTGCGCGCACGGACGCCATGTTGGCCCGGGTGGCTGACATCGCGATGGAGACCGACGGCGTCGCCCACGCGATCGCCTTCCCCGGCCTCAACGCGCTGCAGTTCACCAACACGCCCAACACCGGCGTGGTGTTCCTGCCGCTCAAGCCATTTGACCAGCGCGACCTCAGCGCGGCCGGGATCAACGCCGAGATCAACCGGAAGATCGGCGGGCTGCAGGAAGGGTTCGCGTTCTCGATGATGCCGCCGCCGATCCTCGGGCTGGGCAACGGCAACGGCTACCAGATGTTCATCGAGGACCACGGCAACCTGGGCTACGGCGCCCTGCAGCAGGCGGTCAACGCCATGCAGGGCACGGTGGCCCAGACACCGGGCATGGGATTCCCGATCACCAGCTACCAGGCCAACGTCCCGCAGCTGGACGCCGAGGTGGACCGCGTCAAGGCCAAGGCGCAGGGCGTGCCGCTGATCGAGCTATTCGACACCCTGCAGACCTACCTCGGCTCGTCGTACGTCAACGACTTCAACGAGTTCGGGCGGACCTGGCAGGTGATCGCGCAGGCCGACGCGCCGTTCCGCGACAGCATCGAGGACATCGGCAAGCTGCGCACCCGCAACGTCGATGGCGAGATGGTGCCGATCGGCTCGATGGTGACCATGCACCGCACGTTCGGCCCCGACCCGGTGCTGCGCTACAACGGCTACCCCGCCGCCGACCTGGCCGGTGAAGCCGACCCGCGGGTGATGTCCTCCGCCCAGGCGATGGCCCGACTGCAGGCGATGGCCGACGAGGTACTGCCGGCCGGCATGGCGATCGAGTGGACCGACCTGAGCTACCAACAGGCGACCCAGGGCAACGCCGCGCTGGTGGTCTTCCCGCTGGCGATCCTGCTGGCGTTCCTGGTGCTCGCGGCGCTGTACGAAAGCTGGACCCTGCCGCTGGCGGTCATCCTGATCGTGCCGATGTGCATGCTTTCTGCGCTGACCGCGGTGTGGCTGACCGGTGGCGACAACAACGTCTTCGTGCAGGTCGGGCTGGTGGTGCTGATGGGCCTGGCATGCAAGAACGCGATCCTGATCGTGGAGTTCGCCCGCGAACTGGAAATCCAGGGCAGGGGCATCGTCGAGGCCGCGCTGGAGGCGTGCCGGTTGCGCCTGCGCCCCATCGTCATGACATCGATCGCGTTCATCGCCGGCACCGTGCCGCTGGTGCTCGCGTCCGGCGCGGGCGCGGAGGTCCGCTCCGCAACCGGCATCACCGTCTTCGCCGGCATGCTCGGCGTCACCGTCTTCGGTCTGTTCCTGACGCCCGTGTTCTACGTCGCCCTGCGCAAGCTGGTGTCGCGGCGTGCCGGGCGCCAAGCGCAGGCGGAACTCCAGGAGATCACCCATGCTTGA
- a CDS encoding efflux RND transporter periplasmic adaptor subunit, producing the protein MSSPTRSPAHSAVRSLRPGFLPELSLAVAALLVVGLSGCGSQAAPGSAMPAPPVSVARVLEQPVQQWDEYTGRIEAVTSVELRPRVSGYVDRIAFEEGEEVRKGDLLFVIDPRPYQATLAQAEANLERARSEARLARAQHERAQSLVEAQAISREEAESRRATAAQGDAAVRAAEAAVATARLDLQFTRVTSPIDGRAGRALVTVGNLAQSDATVLTTVVSLDPVHVHFEGDEQTFLGYRELVRSGDRADSSNPVRVGLAGEEGYPHEGVVDFVDNRVDPATGTIELRAVLPNPDRVFTPGLFARVQLLGREHDKALLVDDKAVLTDQDRTYVYVLGKDNAAVRKDVELGGKAGGLRVVTAGLEAGDRVIVHGVQKVFHPGMQVAPRMIAMGAPPASDAAGPAGAK; encoded by the coding sequence ATGTCCTCCCCCACCCGCTCGCCCGCCCATTCCGCCGTCCGATCCCTTCGCCCGGGCTTCCTGCCCGAGCTTTCCCTCGCCGTTGCCGCGCTGCTGGTGGTGGGCCTGTCCGGCTGCGGCAGCCAGGCCGCGCCCGGCAGCGCGATGCCGGCACCGCCGGTCAGCGTCGCCCGCGTGCTCGAACAACCCGTGCAGCAGTGGGACGAGTACACCGGCCGCATCGAAGCGGTTACCTCGGTCGAGCTGCGCCCGCGCGTCAGCGGCTATGTCGACCGCATCGCGTTCGAGGAGGGCGAGGAAGTCCGCAAGGGCGACCTGCTCTTCGTGATCGACCCGCGCCCCTACCAGGCCACGCTGGCACAGGCCGAAGCCAACCTGGAGCGCGCGCGCAGCGAGGCGCGGCTGGCACGCGCGCAGCACGAGCGCGCCCAGTCGCTGGTGGAGGCGCAGGCGATCTCGAGGGAGGAAGCCGAATCGCGCCGCGCCACTGCCGCACAGGGCGACGCCGCCGTCCGCGCGGCCGAGGCCGCCGTCGCGACTGCGCGGCTGGACCTGCAATTCACCCGGGTCACGTCGCCGATCGACGGCCGCGCCGGGCGTGCGCTCGTCACCGTCGGCAACCTCGCCCAGTCCGATGCGACCGTACTCACCACGGTGGTCTCGCTCGACCCCGTCCACGTCCATTTCGAAGGCGACGAGCAGACGTTCCTCGGCTACCGCGAGCTCGTGCGCAGCGGCGACCGCGCCGACTCCAGCAACCCGGTGCGGGTCGGCCTGGCCGGCGAGGAAGGCTATCCGCACGAGGGCGTCGTCGATTTCGTCGACAACCGGGTCGACCCGGCCACCGGCACCATCGAGCTGCGAGCGGTCCTGCCCAATCCGGACCGTGTCTTCACCCCGGGGTTGTTCGCCCGCGTCCAGCTGCTCGGACGGGAGCACGACAAGGCGTTGCTGGTCGACGACAAGGCGGTGCTGACGGACCAGGACCGCACCTACGTCTACGTGCTCGGCAAGGACAACGCCGCAGTGCGCAAGGACGTGGAATTGGGCGGCAAGGCCGGCGGGCTGCGCGTGGTCACCGCGGGCCTGGAGGCCGGCGACCGGGTGATCGTGCACGGCGTGCAGAAGGTGTTCCACCCGGGCATGCAGGTAGCGCCGCGGATGATCGCCATGGGTGCCCCACCCGCCAGCGACGCCGCCGGTCCGGCGGGGGCGAAGTAG
- a CDS encoding DUF2798 domain-containing protein: protein MFLTPRQAQLAFVPVLSLVMSGVISLVMTALHANGSKAFVAAWLSGWLLAFIVALPVALVVVPMVRNVLSRLTRPVDIPSAGVKIPVTGQ, encoded by the coding sequence ATGTTCCTCACGCCCCGCCAAGCCCAGCTCGCCTTCGTGCCGGTGTTGTCGCTGGTCATGTCCGGCGTGATCAGCCTTGTGATGACGGCCTTGCACGCCAATGGCAGCAAGGCGTTCGTCGCCGCTTGGCTGTCGGGCTGGCTGCTCGCGTTCATCGTTGCGCTTCCGGTCGCACTGGTGGTGGTGCCGATGGTGCGGAACGTGCTCTCGCGCCTGACCCGACCGGTCGACATCCCGTCAGCGGGAGTAAAAATCCCTGTGACGGGACAATAA
- a CDS encoding LysR family transcriptional regulator codes for MARDLNDTLIFVKVVEHGSFIGAARALRLPKTTVSRKVQDLEARLGAQLLHRTTRKLGLTEAGNIYFDHCKRIAHELDEAENAVGQLQGGPRGWLRFTAPYSVGITWIAPLLGEFHALHPEVRVEMVLANESLDLIDTETDVALRLGNLPDSNLVARRLAVFRSQVYASTAYLERHGEPAHPDDLQQHRALTFQKFRRNGGYAWPLNDGQRTVEYRVDPVLVANDPGALKGALLCGEGVMLASDLTVKRYVEQGVVQRVLAGWTGPDMEFNAVFPGGRMQSPKVRAFVDFLVNRLNFDADYMQHQCPDMRRCSDGIEQESKAKAATSAALSSLARRRLIEEDEEAAA; via the coding sequence ATGGCCCGCGATCTCAACGACACCCTGATCTTCGTGAAAGTGGTCGAGCACGGCAGCTTCATCGGCGCAGCACGTGCACTGCGCCTCCCCAAGACCACGGTCAGCCGCAAGGTGCAGGACCTGGAGGCACGCCTCGGCGCGCAGCTCCTGCACCGCACCACTCGCAAGCTGGGCCTGACCGAGGCAGGCAACATCTACTTCGACCACTGCAAGCGCATCGCCCACGAACTGGACGAGGCGGAGAATGCGGTCGGCCAGTTGCAGGGCGGCCCGCGTGGCTGGCTGCGCTTCACCGCGCCGTACTCGGTCGGCATCACATGGATCGCGCCGTTGCTCGGCGAGTTCCATGCGCTGCACCCGGAGGTGCGGGTCGAGATGGTGCTGGCCAACGAGTCGCTCGACCTGATCGACACCGAGACCGACGTGGCGTTGCGGCTCGGCAACCTGCCCGATTCCAACCTGGTCGCCAGGCGCTTGGCGGTGTTCCGCAGCCAGGTGTACGCGTCCACCGCCTACCTGGAGCGGCACGGAGAACCGGCGCACCCGGACGACCTGCAGCAACACAGGGCACTGACGTTCCAGAAGTTCCGCCGCAACGGCGGCTATGCGTGGCCGCTCAACGACGGCCAGCGGACCGTCGAGTACCGGGTCGACCCGGTGCTGGTGGCCAACGACCCCGGCGCACTCAAGGGCGCGCTGCTGTGTGGCGAAGGGGTGATGCTGGCCAGCGACCTCACCGTGAAGCGCTACGTCGAGCAAGGCGTGGTGCAGCGGGTGCTTGCCGGCTGGACCGGGCCCGACATGGAGTTCAACGCGGTGTTCCCGGGCGGGCGGATGCAGTCACCGAAGGTGCGCGCGTTCGTGGATTTCCTGGTCAACCGCTTGAACTTCGACGCCGACTACATGCAGCACCAGTGCCCGGACATGCGCCGCTGCAGCGATGGCATCGAGCAGGAATCAAAGGCCAAGGCCGCCACGTCGGCGGCGCTGTCGAGCCTGGCGCGTCGCCGCCTCATCGAGGAAGACGAGGAAGCCGCCGCCTGA
- a CDS encoding DUF411 domain-containing protein translates to MKPLPALLSAVALAAALPACAGNNPAPASAAQADVHVAASPVAETLPRLLVHKSPSCGCCVHWVEHMREAGFPVEVRDVDDVHAVKERVGVPTGKASCHTAEIAGYFIEGHVPATDVKRLLAESPEARGLTVPGMPAGSPGMEMPDGRIQPYAVELVATDGSSTEFSRHGD, encoded by the coding sequence ATGAAGCCCCTGCCTGCCCTTCTCTCCGCCGTCGCGCTCGCGGCCGCCCTGCCGGCCTGCGCCGGCAACAACCCGGCGCCAGCCAGCGCCGCGCAGGCGGACGTCCATGTTGCCGCTTCACCGGTTGCCGAGACCCTCCCGCGCCTGCTGGTGCACAAGAGTCCGAGCTGCGGCTGCTGCGTGCACTGGGTTGAGCACATGCGCGAGGCCGGCTTCCCGGTCGAGGTGCGCGATGTCGACGACGTGCATGCGGTGAAGGAGCGCGTCGGCGTGCCCACCGGCAAGGCGTCGTGCCATACAGCAGAGATCGCCGGCTACTTCATCGAGGGCCACGTGCCCGCCACGGACGTCAAGCGCCTGCTGGCCGAGTCGCCCGAGGCACGTGGGCTGACGGTGCCGGGCATGCCGGCCGGTTCGCCCGGCATGGAGATGCCGGACGGCCGCATCCAACCGTACGCGGTTGAGCTCGTGGCCACCGACGGCAGCAGCACCGAGTTTTCCCGCCACGGTGACTGA
- a CDS encoding copper resistance protein B, giving the protein MTRAGLRFLSLVVAVLAGVACAPLLAQEHEHPQEVAPPQEPEPVVDHSQMDHSQMDHSQHTTGEPPAAARATAASAQPRTPIPVLTDADRAAAFPELHHRMSHGSGIHGFLLVDRLEAWDGDDGNGQGWELQGWLGGDINRVWLRSEGEREAGRTHAADVEVLYGRAVSAWWDVVAGVRQQTRPGDAQTWAAIGVQGLAPYMFETQATAYLGESGQVEAVVEVEYELLLTNRLILQPVVEASFFAKDDATRGVGSGLATTEAGLRLRYEFTRRFAPYIGLVHERAHGGTADLRHGAGDRTRDTRWVVGLRTWF; this is encoded by the coding sequence ATGACGCGCGCTGGCCTTCGCTTCCTGTCGTTGGTTGTCGCCGTGCTGGCAGGGGTTGCGTGCGCACCGTTGCTGGCGCAGGAGCATGAGCACCCACAGGAAGTAGCGCCGCCCCAGGAACCCGAGCCGGTTGTCGACCACTCGCAGATGGACCACTCGCAGATGGACCATTCGCAGCACACCACCGGAGAACCGCCGGCGGCCGCCCGGGCCACGGCCGCCTCCGCGCAACCGCGCACCCCGATCCCGGTGCTGACCGACGCCGACCGCGCGGCCGCGTTTCCCGAATTGCACCACCGGATGAGCCACGGCTCCGGCATCCACGGGTTCCTGCTCGTCGACCGGCTCGAAGCGTGGGACGGCGACGACGGCAACGGACAAGGCTGGGAGCTGCAGGGCTGGCTGGGAGGCGACATCAACCGGGTCTGGTTGCGCAGCGAGGGCGAGCGCGAAGCCGGTCGTACCCACGCCGCCGATGTCGAAGTGCTGTACGGACGCGCGGTCTCGGCCTGGTGGGACGTGGTCGCCGGCGTCCGCCAGCAGACCCGACCGGGTGACGCGCAGACCTGGGCCGCCATCGGCGTTCAGGGCCTGGCGCCCTACATGTTCGAGACCCAGGCGACGGCCTACCTGGGCGAGTCGGGCCAGGTCGAGGCGGTCGTCGAGGTCGAGTACGAGCTGCTGCTGACCAACCGGCTGATCCTGCAGCCCGTGGTGGAAGCAAGCTTCTTCGCGAAAGACGACGCTACGCGGGGCGTAGGCTCCGGGCTGGCGACGACCGAGGCCGGGCTGCGCCTGCGCTACGAGTTCACCCGCAGGTTCGCGCCCTACATCGGCCTGGTGCACGAACGTGCCCACGGCGGTACGGCCGATCTGCGCCACGGCGCCGGCGATCGCACGCGGGACACCCGCTGGGTCGTCGGCCTGCGCACCTGGTTCTAG